The following coding sequences are from one Selenomonas sputigena ATCC 35185 window:
- a CDS encoding glycosyltransferase — MANEGYASADGAGKDMDAAERGARVNRATGAAQEDEVLYTVKEDRRLLSHVPDATGHRSNRSRRGASAAMESDDYVLYEQDAKNGQRYLVDYPVKIEGAAGTLAARAVDISTTGILVRLEKDACGADLSGEVKLTFEIEPGTMPEGYEMKVKKLPATVVRSFGQEEKLYGIEFKKSLAQYAAARRQGYMFTLAIFFLAVITLIIVLMRAESVIYFKFNRWLYLYSIIAATFLLTRYLFAMFYRPVPIDPDYTPGVTIIIPCFDEEEWIQRTIHSCINQDYPVDKLEVIVVDDCSNDRSAERVQEMIAELKAADTSDNAYSVADRIRFLQQPQNLGKRDAMARGAREAKHELLVFVDSDSFLDPFAIRNIVQPFRDEEMGGVSGRTDVANTYTNALTKMQAVRYSIAFRVMKAAEGYFDAATCLSGPLSCYRKDLVLKYMDAWLNQRFLGQKATFGDDRSMTNFILRHNRTTYQDSAVCMTIVPRSYSVFLRQQMRWKRSWLRESLIASRFMWKKEPFMSLGFYMGVLVPIAAPVVVIYNLLYVPIMHRVFPVSFVVGMLMMALLMSMAQLLIRRSTTWIYAMWFCIYYEAVLLWQMPVAWVTFWKTTWGTRMTLADIAALNKKKNKEKDGRVILDKAAERAA, encoded by the coding sequence ATGGCAAACGAGGGATATGCGTCCGCAGACGGCGCTGGAAAAGATATGGATGCTGCCGAGCGCGGCGCAAGGGTGAATCGGGCGACAGGCGCGGCTCAAGAAGACGAGGTTCTCTACACGGTGAAGGAGGACCGCCGTCTGCTCTCGCATGTGCCGGACGCGACGGGACATCGCAGCAACCGCAGCCGGCGCGGCGCGTCCGCCGCCATGGAGTCCGACGACTACGTTCTCTATGAGCAGGATGCGAAGAACGGGCAGCGCTATCTCGTCGACTATCCCGTGAAGATCGAGGGGGCGGCGGGGACGCTTGCGGCGCGCGCCGTGGACATCTCGACGACGGGCATCCTCGTGCGGCTGGAAAAGGATGCGTGCGGGGCGGATCTTTCGGGCGAGGTAAAGCTGACCTTCGAGATCGAGCCGGGCACGATGCCCGAGGGCTACGAGATGAAGGTGAAGAAGCTGCCGGCGACGGTCGTGCGCAGCTTCGGGCAGGAGGAGAAACTTTACGGCATCGAGTTCAAGAAGTCGCTCGCTCAGTACGCCGCCGCACGCAGACAGGGCTACATGTTCACGCTGGCGATCTTCTTCCTCGCCGTCATCACGCTCATCATCGTGCTCATGCGAGCCGAATCCGTCATCTATTTCAAGTTCAACCGCTGGCTTTATCTCTACAGCATCATTGCCGCGACGTTCCTTCTGACGCGCTACCTGTTTGCGATGTTCTACCGCCCCGTGCCCATCGATCCCGACTATACGCCCGGCGTGACGATCATCATTCCGTGCTTCGATGAGGAGGAATGGATTCAGCGCACGATCCACAGCTGCATCAACCAGGACTATCCCGTGGATAAGCTCGAAGTCATCGTCGTCGACGACTGTTCCAACGACCGATCCGCCGAGCGCGTGCAGGAGATGATCGCCGAGCTGAAGGCGGCGGATACGAGCGACAACGCCTACAGCGTCGCCGATCGCATCCGCTTCCTGCAGCAGCCGCAGAACCTTGGCAAGCGCGACGCCATGGCGCGCGGCGCCAGGGAGGCGAAGCACGAGCTGCTCGTTTTCGTGGATTCGGACAGTTTCCTCGATCCCTTCGCCATCCGCAACATCGTGCAGCCATTCAGGGACGAGGAGATGGGCGGCGTATCGGGGCGCACGGACGTTGCGAACACGTACACGAACGCCTTGACGAAGATGCAGGCGGTGCGCTACTCCATCGCCTTCCGCGTCATGAAGGCGGCGGAGGGGTACTTCGATGCGGCGACGTGCCTCTCGGGGCCTCTGTCCTGCTACCGCAAGGATCTCGTTTTGAAATACATGGATGCGTGGCTCAACCAGCGCTTCCTCGGACAGAAGGCGACGTTTGGCGACGACCGCAGCATGACGAACTTCATCCTGCGCCACAATCGCACGACGTATCAGGATTCCGCTGTCTGCATGACGATCGTGCCGCGCTCCTATTCCGTGTTTTTGCGCCAGCAGATGCGCTGGAAGCGCTCTTGGCTGCGCGAGTCACTGATCGCGAGCCGCTTCATGTGGAAGAAGGAGCCTTTCATGTCGCTCGGCTTCTACATGGGCGTTCTCGTACCCATCGCCGCGCCTGTCGTCGTCATCTACAACCTTCTCTACGTGCCGATCATGCATCGGGTCTTCCCCGTGAGCTTCGTCGTCGGCATGCTGATGATGGCGCTCCTCATGAGCATGGCGCAGCTTCTCATCCGGCGCAGCACGACGTGGATCTATGCCATGTGGTTCTGCATCTACTATGAGGCGGTGCTCCTGTGGCAGATGCCCGTCGCCTGGGTCACGTTCTGGAAGACGACGTGGGGCACGCGCATGACGCTTGCCGACATCGCCGCGCTGAATAAGAAAAAGAACAAGGAGAAGGACGGCCGCGTCATACTCGACAAGGCGGCGGAGAGGGCAGCATGA
- a CDS encoding polysaccharide deacetylase family protein: MSLKKMGLLAIAGILIVAGALIVFRDHVIGTKNAQAELADLGSLYEATEEIAAAKEQFQKGMEPAEIVTKDEKPHVAIVIDGLPDRTTTARLLDVLKKHGASAVFFVEGQNAANQPETIELIREAGQEIGNYTFVGIAAAQELPQERLLAEICRTQRVVEVLAATKPKFFRAPRTVYDEELLRALRAAGVECAVKESAHYAPGWLKDEAGAAAYAATVPAGSIIAIDIAVPVEAPAQDVAIEDARPAVDKQPTVEDKPAEERKAAPVDAADELDWLLTALESTGKTPGNIHDFRKIRYVPAAPSAAVQGK, encoded by the coding sequence ATGAGCCTGAAAAAGATGGGGCTTCTCGCCATAGCGGGCATATTGATCGTCGCGGGCGCTCTCATCGTCTTCCGTGATCATGTGATCGGCACGAAGAACGCGCAGGCGGAGCTTGCGGATCTCGGCAGTCTTTACGAGGCGACGGAGGAGATTGCGGCGGCCAAGGAGCAGTTTCAAAAGGGCATGGAGCCGGCGGAGATCGTGACGAAGGATGAGAAGCCTCACGTCGCCATCGTCATCGACGGATTGCCCGACCGCACGACGACGGCGCGTCTGCTCGATGTCTTGAAGAAGCATGGCGCGAGCGCCGTGTTCTTCGTCGAAGGACAGAATGCGGCGAATCAGCCGGAGACGATCGAGCTCATTCGCGAGGCGGGACAGGAGATCGGCAACTACACCTTCGTGGGGATCGCGGCGGCGCAAGAATTGCCGCAGGAGCGTCTGCTCGCCGAGATCTGCCGCACGCAGAGGGTCGTCGAGGTTCTTGCCGCGACGAAGCCGAAGTTCTTTCGGGCGCCGCGCACCGTCTATGACGAGGAGCTTCTGCGCGCCTTGCGCGCCGCAGGCGTCGAGTGCGCCGTGAAGGAGAGCGCGCATTACGCGCCGGGCTGGCTCAAGGACGAGGCGGGCGCGGCCGCCTATGCGGCGACGGTGCCTGCGGGCAGCATCATCGCGATTGACATCGCCGTGCCCGTCGAAGCCCCCGCGCAGGATGTGGCCATCGAGGATGCACGGCCGGCCGTGGACAAGCAGCCGACCGTGGAGGACAAGCCCGCCGAAGAACGCAAGGCTGCGCCTGTCGACGCTGCCGACGAACTGGACTGGCTGCTGACGGCGCTGGAGAGCACGGGAAAGACGCCGGGCAATATTCATGATTTTCGTAAAATTCGATACGTTCCCGCCGCGCCATCGGCGGCAGTGCAAGGCAAGTAG
- a CDS encoding nucleotide sugar dehydrogenase, translating into MLELLHDGRAKIAVVGLGYVGLPLAVAFSRHFSVIGYDSDEEKIADCRAGKDPMGELAAEEGAAERIDFTADAARLRMASFIVVAVPTPIKGDKTPNLKPLKKATRVIGRHLQPGSIVVYESTVYPGVTEDICCTILERESGMRRGEFKIGYSPERINPGDKVHRLENIVKIVSGMDEETLETIAGVYGTVVETLHRAPSIRVAEAAKVAENAQRDINIAFMNELALVFHRMDIDTSAVADAMDTKWNALGFRPGLVGGHCIGVDPYYFIYQAQNLGYYSPLISTGRRINDDMSGFVAHAVVRELVRAKIDLAKARVHLFGMAFKENCPDTRNSRAADVYRILQEYDLTLAAVDPEVDAAAFRVEYGFSLESLHDVQEADALVFLVAHEAFARLSWEELRAMCRADGPHLLVDVKGMYSREEAEREGFCYWRL; encoded by the coding sequence ATGTTGGAGCTTTTGCACGATGGCAGGGCGAAGATCGCCGTCGTGGGACTGGGCTATGTCGGGCTGCCGCTCGCCGTGGCGTTTTCGAGGCATTTCAGCGTCATCGGCTATGACAGCGACGAGGAGAAGATCGCGGACTGCCGCGCGGGCAAAGATCCGATGGGCGAGCTTGCCGCGGAAGAAGGCGCGGCGGAGCGCATTGACTTTACGGCGGATGCGGCGCGTCTGCGCATGGCGTCGTTCATCGTCGTCGCTGTGCCGACGCCGATCAAGGGCGACAAGACGCCCAATCTCAAGCCGCTGAAGAAGGCGACGCGCGTCATCGGCAGGCATCTGCAGCCGGGCAGCATCGTCGTCTACGAGTCTACCGTGTACCCGGGCGTGACGGAGGACATCTGCTGCACCATACTGGAAAGGGAATCGGGCATGCGGCGCGGCGAGTTCAAGATCGGCTATTCGCCCGAGCGCATCAATCCCGGCGACAAGGTGCATCGCTTGGAGAACATCGTCAAGATCGTTTCGGGCATGGACGAAGAGACGCTTGAAACGATCGCCGGAGTTTACGGCACGGTCGTCGAGACGCTGCATCGTGCGCCGTCGATTCGCGTGGCGGAGGCGGCGAAGGTCGCGGAGAACGCGCAGCGCGACATCAACATCGCCTTTATGAACGAGCTGGCTCTCGTCTTTCACCGCATGGACATCGACACTTCGGCTGTGGCGGATGCGATGGATACGAAGTGGAATGCGCTGGGCTTCCGTCCGGGACTCGTCGGCGGTCACTGCATCGGCGTCGATCCGTACTACTTCATCTATCAGGCGCAGAATCTCGGCTATTATTCGCCGCTCATCTCGACGGGGCGGCGCATCAATGACGACATGAGCGGCTTCGTCGCCCATGCCGTCGTGCGCGAGCTTGTGCGTGCAAAGATCGATCTCGCCAAGGCGCGCGTCCATCTTTTCGGCATGGCGTTCAAGGAGAACTGCCCCGACACGCGCAATTCGCGCGCCGCCGACGTATATCGCATCTTGCAGGAGTACGATCTGACGCTCGCCGCCGTCGATCCTGAGGTTGATGCGGCAGCTTTCCGCGTGGAATACGGCTTCAGCCTGGAGTCGCTGCACGATGTGCAGGAGGCGGACGCCCTCGTCTTTCTCGTGGCGCATGAAGCCTTCGCCCGTCTGTCGTGGGAGGAACTGCGTGCGATGTGCCGCGCGGACGGGCCGCATCTGCTCGTCGATGTGAAGGGGATGTACTCGCGCGAGGAAGCGGAGCGCGAGGGCTTTTGCTATTGGCGTCTTTGA
- a CDS encoding translation initiation factor IF-2, with product MEMEKKSLFWGHACRASIFCAAIFGILPTAASAAEAVPDWVYEAVGQLDAQGYVDLAGKMPQECSREELVRIVAQGLHEVDRIQQGTLADEYGRLSSLAVRDEVHVKLYREQERLAKRALADAEAAAKQAEERLVRESLRGTNRLEIMQPLQEKASKARLRLQFAARDYALATMRREKRELALAKVSERRQEVFSRMTPREGAVQADAAAGAPASPVAVAVPAAPDSFPAGEGDAYSYGEPLVEPGVMDEAMRLRAAFAEDLALMGYADEENAEQQLYSSVLLPEKPEPRLKVDAEVRADASRSGGIERGDSRARLRLRVFPDYNIDGNWHAAGMIEYEKYLNGGTDDGKLRLDRYYLTGRSGVFDTTVGVFSADFAEGNIYDSKFRGLRLSMGSPVRYTLHYGKIERVHEVAALSASYDTPFYGVDAGMYRFDKINGAARNIYMGNFRAPLGDFDFGAMLLHGTDHRAGNGTGYVLTLAKKGDGWRPGSMSYWLKYYRQPSATYVSHTMNGMADYMSYDATGDGPRRGGFRGWGAGLSYTLQKDLMFGLEYYDLFDLDTARRSRTVWASLTGYFKNYED from the coding sequence ATGGAAATGGAAAAAAAGTCTTTGTTTTGGGGACATGCCTGCCGCGCAAGCATTTTCTGTGCCGCGATCTTCGGCATTCTGCCGACAGCGGCTTCTGCCGCGGAGGCTGTGCCCGACTGGGTCTATGAAGCGGTCGGGCAGCTCGATGCGCAAGGGTACGTCGATCTTGCGGGCAAGATGCCGCAGGAGTGTTCGCGCGAGGAGCTTGTCCGCATTGTGGCGCAGGGGCTGCACGAGGTTGACCGCATACAGCAGGGAACGCTCGCGGACGAATATGGGCGTCTTTCGAGTCTCGCCGTGCGCGACGAGGTGCATGTCAAGCTCTACCGAGAGCAGGAGCGCCTGGCGAAGAGGGCGCTTGCCGATGCCGAGGCGGCGGCGAAACAGGCGGAGGAGCGCCTCGTGCGCGAGTCTTTGCGCGGCACGAACCGCTTGGAGATCATGCAGCCGCTGCAGGAAAAGGCGTCGAAGGCGCGTCTTCGTCTGCAGTTCGCGGCGCGCGACTACGCGCTTGCCACGATGCGGCGCGAGAAGCGCGAGCTTGCTTTGGCGAAGGTTTCGGAGCGCAGGCAGGAAGTCTTCTCGCGCATGACGCCAAGAGAAGGCGCGGTGCAGGCAGACGCTGCGGCAGGTGCGCCTGCCTCGCCCGTGGCCGTTGCTGTCCCGGCTGCACCGGACTCCTTCCCCGCAGGCGAGGGCGATGCGTATTCTTACGGCGAGCCGCTTGTCGAGCCGGGCGTCATGGATGAGGCGATGCGTCTTCGGGCGGCTTTCGCTGAAGATCTCGCGCTCATGGGCTATGCGGACGAGGAGAATGCCGAGCAGCAGCTCTATTCGTCGGTGCTCCTGCCCGAGAAGCCTGAGCCGAGACTCAAGGTTGACGCCGAGGTGCGTGCCGATGCTTCGCGCTCAGGCGGCATTGAGCGCGGCGACAGCCGTGCGCGGCTGCGCCTTCGCGTCTTCCCCGATTACAACATCGACGGCAACTGGCATGCGGCGGGCATGATCGAGTATGAGAAGTACTTGAACGGCGGCACGGACGACGGCAAGCTCCGTCTTGACCGCTATTATCTGACCGGCAGGAGCGGCGTCTTTGATACGACCGTCGGCGTGTTTAGCGCAGATTTTGCCGAGGGAAACATCTACGACAGCAAGTTCCGCGGTCTGCGGCTCTCGATGGGAAGCCCCGTCCGCTATACGCTGCATTACGGCAAGATCGAGCGGGTGCACGAGGTGGCGGCACTTTCGGCAAGCTACGATACGCCTTTCTACGGCGTCGACGCCGGCATGTACCGCTTCGACAAGATCAACGGTGCGGCGCGCAACATCTACATGGGAAATTTCCGCGCACCTCTGGGAGATTTCGATTTCGGCGCGATGCTTCTCCATGGCACGGATCACAGGGCGGGAAACGGCACGGGCTATGTGTTGACGCTCGCGAAGAAAGGCGACGGCTGGCGTCCCGGGTCGATGTCCTACTGGCTCAAGTACTACCGGCAGCCGAGCGCCACCTACGTCAGCCACACGATGAACGGCATGGCAGATTACATGAGCTACGATGCGACGGGTGACGGCCCGAGACGCGGCGGCTTCCGCGGCTGGGGCGCGGGCCTCTCCTACACGCTGCAGAAGGATCTCATGTTCGGGCTTGAGTATTACGATCTCTTTGACCTCGATACTGCGAGGCGCAGCCGTACCGTTTGGGCGTCGCTTACGGGATATTTCAAAAATTATGAGGATTGA
- a CDS encoding glycoside hydrolase family 18 protein, with protein MRWWMLGLFLAAGLSLGGCAQAEPLQSAPHAPVELSSWHVRWDAAAGDADYRAMRGKLSKVVIFAACYDEKDELYVPQEVQALVNAYSIRKVERYLSFTNDILGKKHVEKDRELLRRLLATDEGIEKEARLMAETAEKFGMEGVELDYENFRKDEEIMTRYRAFLQKLAEATKERGLKLRVVLEPAMAFEGLPAEAEYVVMFYNLHGKHSGPGPKADRDFIEKTLKKMEALPGRKAAAFATGGCLWQDYGFLGSKKGEARFLTEKEAAALAKKHGRTPERDAESAALHFTFSADGHDGEVWYADAETLNAWITLAAENGVEAVSLWRLGGSETLADVRCE; from the coding sequence ATGCGTTGGTGGATGTTGGGACTGTTTCTTGCCGCAGGGCTTTCCCTCGGGGGATGCGCACAGGCGGAGCCGCTGCAGAGTGCGCCGCACGCGCCCGTGGAGCTTTCCTCCTGGCATGTTCGCTGGGATGCGGCGGCCGGCGATGCCGACTATCGCGCGATGCGCGGCAAGCTCTCGAAGGTCGTCATCTTCGCCGCTTGCTACGACGAGAAGGACGAGCTTTATGTGCCGCAGGAGGTGCAGGCGCTCGTAAACGCCTACAGCATTCGCAAGGTCGAGCGGTACTTGAGCTTCACGAATGACATCCTAGGGAAAAAACATGTGGAAAAGGACAGGGAACTTCTGCGCCGCCTGCTCGCGACGGACGAGGGAATCGAAAAAGAGGCGCGTCTGATGGCGGAGACGGCAGAGAAGTTCGGCATGGAGGGCGTGGAACTCGACTACGAGAACTTCCGCAAGGACGAAGAAATCATGACGCGCTACCGCGCCTTCCTTCAGAAGCTCGCCGAGGCCACGAAAGAGCGCGGCCTGAAGCTTCGCGTCGTGCTCGAACCCGCGATGGCTTTTGAGGGGCTTCCTGCAGAAGCCGAATACGTCGTGATGTTCTACAACCTCCACGGCAAGCACAGCGGCCCGGGACCGAAGGCGGACCGCGACTTCATCGAAAAAACGCTGAAGAAGATGGAAGCCCTGCCCGGAAGGAAAGCGGCGGCCTTTGCGACGGGCGGCTGCCTGTGGCAGGATTACGGTTTCCTCGGAAGCAAGAAGGGCGAGGCGCGTTTCCTCACGGAGAAGGAGGCGGCCGCCTTGGCGAAGAAGCACGGCAGGACGCCTGAGCGCGATGCCGAGAGCGCGGCGCTTCACTTCACATTCTCGGCGGACGGGCACGATGGAGAAGTCTGGTATGCGGATGCAGAGACGCTGAACGCATGGATCACGCTCGCGGCGGAAAACGGCGTCGAGGCGGTGAGCCTCTGGCGGCTCGGCGGCAGCGAAACCCTCGCCGATGTACGATGCGAGTAG
- a CDS encoding polysaccharide deacetylase family protein: MKKKRVFVRLGQGLSRVKEAQAEAKKVVARQEAPTAQGALPIQDAAPPLESAPSPGQGIPPHEQGASLYMQPLYMPYMQPPVADGGAQFASSLPNMSNVRGMPSVQGVPFLMCVPDIQGRPQWVPVMPFAAPPQVQPPIQPAPPQAPPSMQPAPRQEPPPAAQSAQQPSTVQSSMQPTQTPSTAQPPIQPVPPQAQEQPPAAQSAPKAQQQTQQPPVPPQQPQAQQPAQQQPPATQQQPKAQNERPKAQPALADAAFTRRKNRRKKVRTAMEFICIAAALFVLLELFFTLKTYDPAAAAAAGAQDKGFIALSYFGVDRNGDTSTLIGKEELRRHLAELKSQGYVTISQQDVLDYYREGKNLPERSLFLMFEDGRRDTAIFAQEIMEDLNFKATMMTYPEKFAKKDTKFLSPKDLHEMESSTFWEMGSNGYRLAYINVFDRYDDFLGELDPLRFDMVRGCLGRRYNHYLMDYIRDKDGVPTESERQMERRVAYDYARLRDIYGEELGYVPKAHVLMHANTGRFGNNPRVSAVNEREIRDSFPMNFNREGFVLNKRTSSLYDLTRMQPQPYWPINHLLMRINYDTDGALSFVEGREEGRRAWELKEGALEAREETLILTTLPEGKALARLADVENLRDLRLEAELEGNAFGSQQIFLRSSADLSDAVCVTLVNDQLVVTEIAGGAKRELYREKLPVILGEKILSVEEARKEAKIAENEAFARYAPSPAAANEYMGRANAVRETYAAAVEDGAAPYEGRESFHRRGKCRLVIHLSGDRLSVEVDGHTGPEDLAVSRTERGAVFLGASWQGEAWSQRNLADDVYDGVFKKVRVLTETGRESKEERVLYTSEYKGWEKAKHRAGEIWDAVLRWFLEYV; this comes from the coding sequence ATGAAAAAGAAACGTGTATTTGTGCGCTTGGGGCAGGGCTTGTCTCGCGTCAAGGAGGCGCAGGCAGAAGCGAAGAAGGTCGTCGCTCGACAGGAAGCTCCGACTGCACAGGGGGCGTTGCCTATACAGGACGCTGCGCCTCCGCTAGAAAGTGCGCCGTCCCCCGGGCAGGGCATTCCGCCGCATGAGCAGGGGGCGTCGCTCTATATGCAGCCGCTGTATATGCCGTATATGCAGCCGCCCGTTGCCGATGGCGGGGCGCAGTTTGCGTCGAGCTTGCCGAATATGTCGAATGTGCGCGGTATGCCGAGCGTGCAGGGCGTGCCGTTTTTGATGTGCGTGCCCGACATACAGGGACGTCCGCAGTGGGTTCCCGTCATGCCGTTTGCTGCACCGCCGCAGGTGCAGCCGCCAATACAGCCCGCGCCGCCGCAAGCGCCGCCGTCAATGCAGCCTGCGCCCCGGCAAGAGCCGCCTCCGGCTGCACAGTCCGCGCAGCAGCCATCGACAGTGCAGTCGTCAATGCAGCCTACGCAGACGCCGTCGACAGCGCAGCCGCCGATACAGCCCGTGCCGCCGCAAGCGCAGGAACAGCCGCCGGCAGCACAGTCCGCGCCGAAAGCGCAGCAGCAAACACAGCAGCCGCCAGTGCCGCCGCAGCAGCCGCAAGCGCAGCAGCCGGCGCAGCAACAACCGCCAGCGACGCAGCAGCAGCCGAAAGCGCAGAATGAGCGTCCGAAAGCGCAGCCCGCACTTGCGGACGCTGCCTTCACGCGGCGCAAGAACCGCCGCAAGAAGGTGCGCACCGCCATGGAATTCATCTGCATTGCCGCCGCGCTCTTCGTGCTCCTGGAGCTTTTTTTCACACTCAAGACGTACGACCCGGCGGCTGCTGCAGCGGCGGGCGCACAAGACAAGGGCTTCATCGCCCTCTCCTACTTCGGCGTCGACCGAAACGGCGATACATCGACGCTCATCGGCAAGGAAGAGCTGCGCCGCCATCTCGCCGAGCTCAAGAGCCAAGGCTATGTGACCATCTCGCAGCAGGACGTCCTCGACTACTACCGCGAGGGAAAGAATCTGCCCGAGCGCTCGCTCTTCCTCATGTTTGAAGACGGGCGGCGCGACACGGCGATCTTCGCGCAGGAGATCATGGAGGATTTGAACTTCAAGGCGACGATGATGACGTACCCCGAGAAATTTGCCAAGAAGGACACGAAGTTCCTGAGTCCCAAGGACTTGCACGAGATGGAAAGCTCGACATTCTGGGAGATGGGATCGAACGGCTACCGTCTCGCCTACATCAATGTTTTCGACCGCTACGACGACTTTCTCGGCGAGCTTGACCCGCTGCGCTTTGATATGGTGCGCGGCTGTCTTGGCCGCCGCTACAACCACTACTTGATGGACTACATCCGCGACAAGGACGGCGTGCCGACGGAGAGCGAGCGCCAGATGGAGCGGCGCGTCGCCTACGACTATGCGCGTCTTCGCGACATCTACGGTGAGGAACTCGGCTATGTGCCCAAGGCGCATGTGCTCATGCACGCGAATACGGGACGCTTCGGCAACAATCCGCGCGTCAGCGCCGTCAACGAGCGTGAGATTCGCGATTCCTTCCCGATGAACTTCAACCGCGAGGGCTTCGTGCTCAACAAGCGCACGAGCAGCCTCTACGATCTCACACGCATGCAGCCGCAGCCCTATTGGCCGATCAACCACCTGCTCATGCGCATCAACTACGATACGGACGGCGCCCTCTCTTTCGTCGAGGGGCGTGAGGAAGGACGCCGCGCCTGGGAACTCAAGGAAGGGGCGCTCGAAGCCCGTGAGGAGACGTTGATCTTGACGACGCTGCCCGAAGGCAAGGCGCTCGCCCGCCTCGCGGATGTCGAAAATCTGCGCGACCTCCGCTTGGAAGCGGAGCTTGAGGGCAACGCCTTCGGCTCGCAGCAGATCTTCCTCAGAAGCTCCGCCGATCTTTCGGACGCCGTCTGCGTCACACTCGTCAACGATCAACTCGTTGTGACAGAAATCGCGGGCGGCGCGAAGCGCGAGCTTTACCGGGAAAAGCTGCCCGTGATTCTCGGCGAGAAGATCCTTTCTGTCGAGGAGGCGCGCAAGGAGGCGAAAATCGCCGAAAACGAGGCCTTCGCGCGTTATGCGCCATCGCCCGCCGCAGCCAACGAGTACATGGGACGCGCGAATGCGGTTCGCGAGACGTACGCCGCTGCCGTCGAGGACGGCGCCGCTCCCTACGAGGGGCGCGAGAGTTTCCATCGCCGCGGCAAGTGCAGGCTCGTGATTCATCTTTCGGGCGACCGCCTGAGCGTCGAGGTGGACGGACATACGGGTCCTGAGGATCTCGCCGTCTCCCGCACGGAGCGCGGCGCAGTCTTCCTAGGCGCTTCCTGGCAGGGTGAGGCATGGAGTCAGCGCAATCTCGCCGATGACGTTTACGACGGCGTCTTCAAGAAGGTGCGCGTCCTGACGGAAACGGGGCGCGAGAGCAAGGAGGAGCGCGTCCTTTACACGAGCGAATATAAGGGATGGGAAAAGGCGAAGCACAGGGCAGGGGAAATCTGGGACGCTGTCCTGCGCTGGTTCCTCGAATACGTATGA